One region of Baekduia soli genomic DNA includes:
- a CDS encoding M4 family metallopeptidase — protein MTRHGPSHRILPPGLLYRLARTGDAEVRRAALDTLALDGRLRLARAEAAGRRGGRAAQPVTHARVGGRPNRVIYDQQHAETQTPGVVVRAEGQPAPADPAANQAYDGLGATYDFWWSVFGRDSIDGQGMMLQGLIHFGEAYDNAFYDGAGHMVFGDGDGRLLTQTTAGVDVIGHELTHGITQHEANLVYSGQSGALNESISDVFGVQVKQRLLGQDTAASDWLIGADIVGPELAPALRSMRAPGTANRHDDQPATMDGYVAGGDVHTNSGIPNHAFYVAATTLGGHAWDAAGPIWYAALTDASLSPNATFTAFAALTVRHAVQRHGATSAEAEAVRAGWEAVKVAAA, from the coding sequence ATGACCCGGCACGGCCCCTCGCACCGGATCCTGCCGCCCGGCCTGCTGTACCGCCTGGCCCGCACCGGGGACGCCGAGGTGCGCCGTGCCGCGCTGGACACCCTCGCGCTCGACGGGCGCCTGCGCCTCGCGCGCGCCGAGGCGGCGGGCCGCCGTGGCGGCCGCGCGGCGCAGCCCGTCACCCACGCGCGGGTCGGCGGGCGGCCCAACCGCGTGATCTACGACCAGCAGCACGCCGAGACCCAGACGCCGGGGGTCGTCGTGCGCGCCGAGGGACAGCCCGCCCCCGCCGACCCCGCCGCCAACCAGGCCTACGACGGCCTGGGCGCGACCTACGACTTCTGGTGGAGCGTCTTCGGCCGCGACTCGATCGATGGCCAGGGCATGATGCTGCAGGGCCTCATCCACTTCGGCGAGGCCTATGACAACGCGTTCTACGACGGGGCCGGGCACATGGTCTTCGGCGACGGCGACGGGCGGCTGCTCACGCAGACGACCGCGGGCGTGGACGTCATCGGCCACGAGCTGACCCACGGCATCACGCAGCACGAGGCCAACCTGGTGTACTCGGGGCAGTCCGGCGCGCTGAACGAGTCGATCTCCGACGTCTTCGGGGTCCAGGTCAAGCAGCGCCTGCTCGGCCAGGACACCGCGGCCTCGGACTGGCTCATCGGCGCCGACATCGTCGGGCCCGAGCTCGCGCCCGCGCTGCGGTCCATGCGGGCGCCGGGGACCGCCAACCGCCACGACGACCAGCCCGCGACGATGGACGGCTACGTCGCCGGCGGCGACGTGCACACGAACTCGGGCATCCCCAACCACGCGTTCTACGTCGCCGCGACCACGCTCGGCGGCCACGCCTGGGACGCGGCGGGCCCGATCTGGTACGCCGCGCTGACCGACGCGAGCCTGTCGCCGAACGCCACGTTCACGGCCTTCGCGGCGCTCACGGTGCGCCACGCCGTCCAGCGCCACGGCGCCACGAGCGCCGAGGCCGAGGCGGTGCGCGCGGGTTGGGAGGCCGTCAAGGTCGCGGCGGCCTGA
- a CDS encoding class I SAM-dependent methyltransferase — MGDVRATPAGDFDYERGGAGYAVRRQADPRIAARVHAALGDARTVVNVGAGAGSYEPEDRHVVAVEPAAAMRAQRPAHLAPAIDATAERLPLDDDSVDAAMATVTIHQWADLDRGLRELRRVSRGPAVVLTFDGEALTRFWLQEYVPELIATERTRFPAIDHVAAVLGGEVTVSPVPVPIDCTDGFGEAYYARPEAFLDPAVRAAQSGWVLTDPEAVARGVARLGDALARGAWDARHGHLRTQPEHVGAVRLIVAR; from the coding sequence ATGGGCGACGTGCGCGCGACCCCGGCCGGGGACTTCGACTACGAGCGCGGCGGGGCCGGCTACGCGGTGCGACGGCAGGCCGATCCGCGGATCGCGGCCCGCGTGCACGCCGCCCTGGGCGACGCCCGCACCGTCGTCAACGTCGGCGCGGGCGCGGGGTCCTACGAGCCCGAGGACCGCCACGTGGTCGCCGTGGAGCCGGCGGCGGCCATGCGCGCCCAGCGCCCCGCGCACCTGGCGCCCGCGATCGACGCCACCGCCGAGCGCCTGCCGCTCGACGACGACAGCGTCGACGCCGCGATGGCCACGGTGACGATCCACCAGTGGGCCGACCTGGACCGCGGGCTGCGGGAGCTGCGGCGCGTCAGCCGCGGCCCGGCGGTCGTGCTGACCTTCGACGGCGAGGCACTGACGCGGTTCTGGCTGCAGGAGTACGTGCCCGAGCTCATCGCGACCGAGCGCACGCGCTTCCCGGCGATCGACCACGTGGCCGCCGTCCTGGGCGGCGAGGTGACGGTGAGCCCGGTCCCGGTCCCGATCGACTGCACCGACGGGTTCGGCGAGGCCTACTACGCCCGCCCCGAGGCGTTCCTGGACCCGGCGGTGCGCGCGGCGCAGTCGGGCTGGGTGCTCACGGATCCCGAGGCGGTGGCGCGCGGCGTCGCGCGGCTGGGCGACGCGCTGGCCCGGGGCGCCTGGGACGCCCGCCACGGCCACCTGCGCACGCAGCCCGAGCACGTGGGCGCGGTGCGGCTGATCGTGGCACGGTAG
- a CDS encoding DUF427 domain-containing protein, producing the protein MSTSEGIPVRAVWNGATLAESDRTVVVEGNHYFPADAVDPAVLRASDRTSVCPWKGTASYHDVVVGDDVNPGAAWYYPEPRAAAGEIRDRIAFWKGVTVGPAT; encoded by the coding sequence ATGAGCACCAGCGAGGGCATCCCCGTGCGCGCCGTGTGGAACGGCGCGACCCTGGCCGAGAGCGACCGCACGGTGGTCGTCGAGGGCAACCACTACTTCCCGGCCGACGCCGTCGACCCGGCCGTGCTGCGGGCCTCGGACCGCACGTCGGTCTGCCCGTGGAAGGGCACGGCCTCCTACCACGACGTCGTGGTCGGCGACGACGTCAACCCGGGGGCGGCCTGGTACTACCCCGAGCCCAGGGCCGCCGCGGGCGAGATCCGGGACCGCATCGCGTTCTGGAAGGGCGTCACCGTCGGGCCCGCCACCTGA
- a CDS encoding sulfatase-like hydrolase/transferase: MTLTLTRGDLFPDPANVPDVLRVAGRLAASGQVPRRRLARAFGRGLLRLGPRSGDEPELPAGIATLATLLRERGYHVALKGKWHLTKPLDGERWGPGDPARIERDFGFADWDPTDAGGDAKASSFGGGIAGLSGRGWDEDYTRQMEGWLGRADLPEPFCLVWCLVNPHDVLGYPSAMLDGGYSPAEFADLHVPLPATIDEDLRDKPTVHAMTKIGQTSYLGGLRGRAEQQRYADFYAHLHRVVDEKLGRLVTLLGDPGDPASLRSRTVVVRTSDHGELGLSHGGLRQKMFNAYEEAIRVPLVVSSPVLFPEPRTSDALVSLVDLVPTLLGLSGAPGDPAAFDGIDLGPVLRGERDGVRDAVLFTYDDHQAGTFMQEAPGQPNRIRCVRDRRWKYAIYVDPAGTAPAEYELYDLQSDPDEALNLLDKWTGRGRNAAAGREAVRLHAELERACAAAAVPGPTPAPAAD; this comes from the coding sequence GTGACGCTCACGCTGACGCGCGGCGACCTGTTCCCCGACCCGGCCAACGTCCCCGACGTGCTGCGCGTCGCCGGCCGGCTGGCGGCCAGCGGCCAGGTGCCCCGCCGGCGCCTGGCCAGGGCGTTCGGCCGCGGCCTGCTGCGCCTCGGGCCGCGCAGCGGCGACGAGCCCGAGCTGCCGGCAGGCATCGCCACGCTCGCCACGCTGCTGCGTGAGCGCGGCTACCACGTGGCGCTCAAGGGCAAGTGGCACCTGACCAAGCCGCTGGACGGCGAGCGCTGGGGCCCCGGCGACCCGGCGCGCATCGAGCGCGACTTCGGCTTCGCCGACTGGGACCCGACCGACGCCGGCGGCGACGCCAAGGCCTCGTCGTTCGGCGGCGGCATCGCGGGGCTCAGCGGGCGCGGCTGGGACGAGGACTACACGCGCCAGATGGAGGGCTGGCTGGGCCGCGCCGACCTGCCCGAGCCGTTCTGCCTCGTGTGGTGCCTGGTCAACCCGCACGACGTCCTCGGCTACCCGTCGGCGATGCTCGACGGCGGCTACTCGCCGGCGGAGTTCGCCGACCTGCACGTGCCGCTTCCGGCGACGATCGACGAGGACCTGCGCGACAAGCCGACGGTGCACGCGATGACCAAGATCGGCCAGACCTCCTACCTGGGCGGTCTGCGCGGGCGCGCCGAGCAGCAGCGCTACGCCGACTTCTATGCGCATCTGCACCGCGTCGTCGACGAGAAGCTCGGCCGGCTCGTCACCCTGCTCGGCGACCCCGGCGACCCGGCGTCGCTGCGCTCGCGCACCGTCGTGGTGCGCACGTCGGACCACGGCGAGCTGGGGCTCTCGCACGGCGGGCTGCGCCAGAAGATGTTCAACGCCTACGAGGAGGCGATCCGCGTCCCCCTGGTCGTCTCGAGCCCGGTCCTGTTCCCGGAGCCGCGCACGAGCGACGCGCTCGTGTCGCTCGTCGACCTGGTCCCCACGCTGCTGGGCCTGAGCGGCGCGCCGGGCGATCCGGCCGCCTTCGACGGCATCGACCTCGGCCCGGTCCTTCGCGGCGAGCGCGACGGGGTGCGTGACGCCGTGCTGTTCACCTACGACGACCACCAGGCCGGCACGTTCATGCAGGAGGCGCCCGGGCAGCCCAACCGGATCCGCTGCGTGCGCGACCGCCGGTGGAAGTACGCGATCTACGTCGACCCGGCGGGGACCGCGCCGGCCGAGTACGAGCTCTACGACCTGCAGTCCGACCCCGACGAGGCGCTCAACCTGCTGGACAAGTGGACCGGGCGCGGGCGCAACGCCGCCGCGGGCCGCGAGGCCGTGCGGCTGCACGCCGAGCTCGAGCGCGCGTGCGCGGCCGCCGCCGTGCCCGGCCCCACCCCGGCCCCGGCCGCCGACTGA
- a CDS encoding sulfatase-like hydrolase/transferase: protein MGAAERPPNLILVVTDQQRAPQHWPADPGWLDALMPNDAELRRTGMAFTHAFIPTAMCSPSRASILTGTYPRATA, encoded by the coding sequence ATGGGCGCAGCCGAACGGCCCCCGAACCTCATCCTGGTCGTCACCGACCAGCAGCGCGCGCCCCAGCACTGGCCGGCCGATCCCGGCTGGCTCGACGCGCTCATGCCCAACGACGCCGAGCTGCGCCGCACGGGCATGGCGTTCACGCACGCCTTCATCCCGACGGCCATGTGCTCGCCCAGCCGCGCGAGCATCCTCACGGGCACCTACCCCCGCGCCACGGCGTGA
- a CDS encoding TetR/AcrR family transcriptional regulator — translation MPAQRPRPDAPRRRRLAPDDRRQEILEAARRLFAQRPYRTVTTAEIADAAGVARSLVHHYFGGIRDVFLAVAADGAAALSAARTAGAEVPFEERTARNLAASLDVIADNRETWLAIAGHAPDPTDTDIHALLLASKEHAVQRTLQANADLLRDTPQARFALRCFNEFTIEATRLWLLGERSREEVEALLLSTGRRLIRDVIPSLPALGDAGVER, via the coding sequence GTGCCCGCCCAGCGCCCCCGGCCCGACGCGCCCCGCCGACGGCGCCTGGCCCCCGACGACCGGCGCCAGGAGATCCTGGAGGCCGCGCGCCGGCTGTTCGCACAGCGGCCCTACCGGACCGTGACCACCGCGGAGATCGCCGACGCCGCGGGCGTCGCGCGCTCGCTCGTGCACCACTACTTCGGCGGGATCCGCGACGTCTTCCTCGCCGTGGCCGCCGACGGCGCGGCGGCGCTCAGCGCCGCGCGGACGGCCGGGGCCGAGGTGCCGTTCGAGGAGCGCACGGCGCGCAACCTGGCCGCGAGCCTCGACGTCATCGCCGACAACCGCGAGACGTGGCTGGCGATCGCCGGGCACGCCCCGGACCCGACCGACACCGACATCCACGCGCTCCTGCTGGCCTCCAAGGAGCACGCGGTGCAGCGCACGCTGCAGGCCAACGCCGACCTGCTGCGCGACACGCCGCAGGCGCGCTTCGCGCTGCGCTGCTTCAACGAGTTCACGATCGAGGCCACGCGCCTCTGGCTGCTGGGCGAGCGCAGCCGCGAGGAGGTCGAGGCGCTGCTGCTGAGCACCGGCCGCCGGCTCATCCGCGACGTCATCCCGTCCCTGCCGGCCCTCGGCGACGCCGGCGTGGAGCGCTGA
- a CDS encoding arylsulfotransferase family protein gives MSRPAGRALAVAAVLAVLGAAPAAAAPLAISPAPGTPDASPATQISVLGIAPGRIAAVRAAGARTGVHAGRLRPYSGARGASFVPARPFAVGERVAVVVRLRGRRALRTRFTVARPGATPPVLTITATQPDKLEHFVTAPGLRAPLVTLLRGGSAAADPIFLTPLPSPIIHPESDNTVTIEPVGPGGPMIVDGLGRLVWFRQLTPPAVAANLAVARYRGRRVLTWWQGPVTAQAFGLGKGIIADSAYRTVAEVQAGNGYRMDIHEFALAPGGDAIFTVYSPVLMHLPGTPAGTRSPVLDAIVQEVDIRTGLVVWEWHALGHIPLADSYATPANSASYDAFHINSIQPLGRGRLLISARDTSAVYEVDRATGRILWTLGGRASTFRMGPGARFWLQHDVLALPGGRISMFDDQAGPPRKGASRGLVLRLDHRRRTAVVERSVTRAQDTSAQSEGSARLLPGGGLFVGFGAAGPFSEFSRSGRLLFDARLPEGDGSYRTLRFPWRGRPLTRPAVVVRRTDPAHVTVSVSWNGATGVARWQVLAGAGSAPVASAPSAGFETTIDVAAPAGPLVVRALDARGRVLAASAPAAPREAAG, from the coding sequence ATGTCCCGTCCCGCCGGTCGCGCCCTCGCCGTCGCGGCCGTCCTCGCCGTGCTCGGCGCCGCGCCCGCGGCGGCCGCGCCCCTCGCGATCTCCCCGGCGCCCGGAACCCCGGACGCCTCGCCCGCGACGCAGATCAGCGTGCTCGGCATCGCCCCGGGGCGGATCGCCGCGGTCCGCGCCGCCGGGGCGCGCACCGGCGTGCACGCGGGCCGGCTACGGCCCTACTCCGGCGCCCGCGGGGCCAGCTTCGTCCCCGCCCGCCCGTTCGCCGTGGGCGAGCGCGTCGCCGTCGTGGTGCGCCTGCGCGGCCGGCGGGCGCTGCGCACGCGCTTCACCGTCGCACGGCCCGGCGCGACCCCGCCGGTGTTGACGATCACCGCCACGCAGCCCGACAAGCTCGAGCACTTCGTCACCGCGCCCGGGCTGCGGGCGCCGCTGGTCACGCTCCTGCGCGGCGGGTCGGCCGCGGCGGACCCGATCTTCCTGACCCCGCTGCCCTCGCCGATCATCCATCCCGAGAGCGACAACACCGTCACGATCGAGCCGGTCGGGCCCGGCGGCCCCATGATCGTCGACGGGCTCGGGCGCCTGGTCTGGTTCCGGCAGCTCACGCCCCCGGCCGTGGCCGCCAACCTCGCCGTCGCCCGCTACCGCGGGCGGCGCGTGCTGACCTGGTGGCAGGGCCCGGTGACCGCCCAGGCCTTCGGCCTGGGCAAGGGGATCATCGCCGACAGCGCCTATCGGACCGTGGCCGAGGTCCAGGCCGGCAACGGCTACCGCATGGACATCCACGAGTTCGCGCTGGCGCCCGGCGGCGACGCGATCTTCACCGTCTACTCGCCCGTGCTCATGCACCTGCCCGGCACACCGGCCGGCACCCGCTCCCCCGTGCTGGACGCGATCGTCCAGGAGGTCGACATCCGCACGGGCCTGGTCGTCTGGGAGTGGCACGCGCTGGGCCACATCCCGCTGGCCGACTCCTACGCCACGCCGGCCAACAGCGCGTCCTACGACGCGTTCCACATCAACTCGATCCAGCCCCTGGGGCGTGGGCGCCTCCTGATCTCGGCGCGCGACACCTCCGCCGTCTACGAGGTCGACCGCGCGACGGGCCGGATCCTGTGGACGCTCGGCGGCCGGGCGAGCACGTTCCGGATGGGGCCCGGCGCGCGCTTCTGGCTGCAGCACGACGTCCTGGCGCTGCCCGGCGGGCGCATCAGCATGTTCGACGACCAGGCCGGGCCGCCCCGCAAGGGCGCCTCGCGCGGGCTGGTCCTGCGGCTGGACCACCGGCGCCGCACGGCCGTCGTCGAGCGCTCGGTGACGCGGGCCCAGGACACGAGCGCCCAGAGCGAGGGCAGCGCGCGGCTGCTGCCCGGCGGCGGCCTCTTCGTGGGCTTCGGGGCCGCCGGCCCGTTCTCGGAGTTCTCGCGCAGCGGCCGGCTGCTGTTCGACGCCCGGCTGCCCGAGGGCGACGGCAGCTACCGCACGCTGCGGTTCCCCTGGCGGGGCCGGCCGCTGACGCGTCCGGCCGTCGTCGTGCGGCGCACCGACCCGGCGCACGTGACGGTGTCGGTCAGCTGGAACGGCGCCACGGGCGTCGCGCGCTGGCAGGTGCTGGCCGGCGCGGGCTCCGCCCCGGTGGCCTCGGCGCCCTCGGCCGGCTTCGAGACCACGATCGACGTGGCCGCCCCGGCCGGGCCGCTCGTCGTGCGCGCCCTCGACGCGCGCGGCCGCGTGCTCGCGGCCTCGGCGCCGGCGGCGCCCCGGGAGGCGGCCGGATGA
- a CDS encoding 2-hydroxychromene-2-carboxylate isomerase, translating to MTRARLDFFFSFRSPYSYLAAPRAFALADRHDVDVVFRGVIPMAMRGQAVPRAKALHTLRDAAREARRLGMPFGRIHDPIGDGATRCLLVAEHAIDVGRERAFVLRASRAIWAEAVDVARDHGLRRVCEAAGLAWGDCRAALHDPVLHARVQASTAALEAHGQWGVPVLAFGSECFWGQDRIEDLEVVLRDAGLASGAREARGAGMA from the coding sequence ATGACGCGCGCACGGCTGGACTTCTTCTTCTCGTTCCGCAGCCCGTACTCGTACCTGGCCGCGCCGCGGGCCTTCGCGCTGGCCGACCGCCACGACGTCGACGTCGTCTTCCGCGGCGTGATCCCGATGGCGATGCGCGGCCAGGCCGTGCCGCGCGCCAAGGCGCTGCACACCCTCCGCGACGCCGCCCGCGAGGCCAGGCGCCTGGGGATGCCCTTCGGGCGCATCCACGACCCCATCGGCGACGGGGCGACGCGCTGCCTGCTGGTCGCCGAGCACGCGATCGACGTCGGTCGCGAGCGGGCGTTCGTCCTCCGCGCCTCGCGCGCGATCTGGGCCGAGGCGGTCGACGTGGCCCGCGACCACGGGCTGCGCCGCGTGTGCGAGGCCGCGGGGCTGGCGTGGGGCGACTGCCGGGCGGCGCTGCACGATCCGGTGCTGCACGCCCGGGTGCAGGCCTCGACGGCCGCGCTGGAGGCCCACGGCCAGTGGGGCGTGCCCGTGCTCGCCTTCGGGTCGGAGTGCTTCTGGGGCCAGGACCGCATCGAGGACCTCGAGGTCGTCCTCCGCGATGCCGGCCTCGCGTCCGGCGCGCGCGAGGCGCGCGGCGCCGGGATGGCGTGA
- a CDS encoding GAP family protein, with protein MSAAGDALRAVLPLGVAIAVSPVPVLAVVLMLVSDGGRGNAYALLAGWAATLAVLAGAVALLGVGSGSAGGGRGVAAAQLVLAAALAVVLAGQWRARPRRGAPHAVPPWMASVTGGLGPARAAGLGVGLVALNVKDGSLAVAAGARLGHAVPGPAAGVACLALFVLVASATVIAPVAVDVALGERAEPVLRRWHRWLQRHGAAAAMTTLAAVVVVLAVQGASGL; from the coding sequence GTGAGCGCCGCGGGCGACGCCCTGCGGGCCGTGCTCCCGCTCGGGGTGGCGATCGCGGTGAGCCCGGTCCCGGTGCTGGCCGTGGTCCTGATGCTCGTCTCCGACGGCGGGCGGGGCAACGCCTACGCCCTGCTCGCCGGCTGGGCGGCGACGCTCGCGGTCCTCGCCGGCGCGGTGGCGCTGCTGGGCGTGGGCAGCGGCTCCGCGGGCGGCGGGCGCGGGGTGGCCGCCGCCCAGCTCGTGCTCGCCGCGGCCCTGGCGGTCGTGCTGGCCGGGCAGTGGCGCGCCCGGCCGCGCCGCGGCGCGCCGCACGCGGTCCCGCCCTGGATGGCGTCGGTCACCGGCGGCCTGGGGCCGGCCCGCGCCGCCGGCCTCGGCGTGGGGCTCGTGGCCCTCAACGTCAAGGACGGCTCCCTGGCCGTCGCCGCCGGGGCGCGGCTCGGGCACGCGGTGCCGGGGCCCGCCGCCGGGGTCGCGTGCCTGGCGCTGTTCGTGCTCGTGGCCAGCGCGACGGTGATCGCCCCGGTCGCCGTCGACGTCGCCCTGGGCGAGCGCGCCGAGCCGGTGCTGCGCCGCTGGCACCGGTGGCTGCAGCGCCACGGCGCGGCCGCGGCGATGACCACGCTCGCCGCCGTGGTCGTCGTGCTCGCCGTCCAGGGCGCGTCGGGCCTCTAG